In Zingiber officinale cultivar Zhangliang chromosome 3B, Zo_v1.1, whole genome shotgun sequence, a single window of DNA contains:
- the LOC122054797 gene encoding leucine-rich repeat extensin-like protein 3, whose translation MDSLEIPTRVEPISQGQTQDTMGASGSQTLMVSEVTTPTVPPATPTPTVFTVPPAIPLAYSTPPPPVPTAYQAPLPPVPTIYAAPALAVAVAPPLVPPPTIPPVAPTYVDPAVPPMAPALVYAAAPGMPPPDYAAVPPVIPDPVVPPVPAAALTHLTDIVATRARIPALTESMNS comes from the coding sequence ATGGACTCGCTAGAGATCCCTACTAGAGTTGAGCCTATCAGTCAGGGACAAACTCAAGATACTATGGGTGCGTCAGGTTCTCAGACTTTGATGGTTTCAGAGGTAACTACCCCGACCGTACCACCCGCCACACccactcctaccgtatttacggtaccaccagcgATACCACTGGCATACTCGACACCACCACCACCAGTGCCTACGGCATATCAGGCACCACTGCCACCGGTGCCCACTATATACGCGGCACCCGCACTAGCAGTAGCAGTTGCTCCACCTCTGGTACCACCACCCACCATACCTCCTGTCGCGCCCACCTATGttgaccctgcagtgccaccaATGGCACCTGCCTTAGTCTATGCTGCAGCACCGGGGATGCCTCCCCCGGACTatgcagcggtaccacctgttaTACCAgatccagtggttccgccagttcctgcagccgccCTTACTCACCTCACTGATATAGTCGCGACACGAGCCCGAATTCCAGCACTGACAGAGTCGATGAACAGTTGA